Proteins from a single region of Hordeum vulgare subsp. vulgare chromosome 6H, MorexV3_pseudomolecules_assembly, whole genome shotgun sequence:
- the LOC123403080 gene encoding uncharacterized protein LOC123403080: MDVPESSSQGLSVRRGRGRPRGPRHRSSPPVLIPRPTPVAAAENRRRRMQLNRETLVQNENLTLLKMLPTNPKAVQKTRMHQTIQDRQSNAARGNIWRATSSYATMKIQASMPSIPVTYSITLSIIVTFIPTYCK, from the exons ATGGATGTACCAGAAAGTTCTTCACAGGGTCTCTCTGTTCGACGAGGTCGTGGCCGTCCACGCGGACCACGACACCGATCATCACCGCCTGTTCTAATCCCGCGACCAACCCCGGTTGCTGCAGCTGAAAACCGTCGTAGGCGTATGCAGCTTAACAGAG AAACTCTGGTACAAAACGAAAACTTGACTTTACTGAAGATGTTACCGACAAATCCCAAAG CAGTACAAAAAACAAGAATGCATCAAACAATCCAGGACAGGCAGAGTAATGCTGCGAGGGGAAACATATGGAG GGCAACATCCAGCTATGCTACAATGAAGATACAAGCTTCAATGCCTTCCATACCAGTTACTTATAGTATAACATTATCAATAATCGTTACCTTCATCCCTACCTACTGTAAATAA